In a genomic window of Scyliorhinus torazame isolate Kashiwa2021f chromosome 5, sScyTor2.1, whole genome shotgun sequence:
- the LOC140419875 gene encoding uncharacterized protein, translated as MADPNQSVDSEPLADRKLLPTTSKGGAGIPDVSVEDMLGDFRSFIRRQFGLSEVATKIESKYDIPKGQWSLDNIKKAWGKTTRLNGGRRMKWSFAVMAQLQKHQETIAKIKFDHEYRSTKDQLIAVVEELRDAKSKLEHYDEIRTDLQNKTSELQQLSVQIGEFQNQVFKVESKYQQLQLNTERSDDEYRSTKKQLIAVVEELQDAKSKLEYYDEIKTDLQVAKSKLEHYDEIKTELRDAKSKLETDLQNKTSELQQLSFQITEFQNQVVKVETKYRQLQLKTEQIELENCKLIEERCVLAEHCKISVQKFEQTARTQKAAQAPHLVAQSAIAQPRTNVTNKSVPLSDESDEDSVQIQPMLPAAPAAAVAAPAGISAVTTISPPALEQTCTLAPLKSRKEIPQCFFCGRVGHWMAKCYQKQRMDSRDDNEVDNVHYNTFPPHGQPCNTYQQDTPSLASGQQHWLSNYNHGLLLQLINNSIIIAQLFTRGLCVDALIELSDENADWKLSFNEFLNCLNPGFVPPEKKCALEDETYEDGAETTVECNRCVCACGNWVCTAMTCDGKNKDLPEQQPQTTADDEMTEEDWTKYVHELNKHQETAEKAKKVNVKDI; from the coding sequence gaataccagatgtttctgttgaagatatgttgggggattttagatctttcattcgtagacaatttggactgtctgaagttgctacaaaaattgaatcaaaatatgatatccccaaaggacagtggtcccttgataatatcaagaaggcatggggtaagaccacacggttaaacggtggaagacgtatgaaatggtcttttgcagtaatggcacagctccaaaaacatcaagagacaattgctaaaattaaatttgatcatgagtataggtccactaaagaccaactaattgcagttgttgaagaattgcgagatgcaaaatccaaacttgagcattatgatgaaattagaacagatttgcaaaataaaacctctgaactccagcagttatctgttcaaatcggagaatttcaaaatcaagtttttaaagtggagtcaaaataccaacagttgcaattaaatactgaacgaagtgatgatgagtataggtcgacTAAAaaacaactaattgcagttgttgaagaattgcaagatgcaaaatccaaacttgaatattatgatgaaattaaaacagatttgcaagttgcaaaatccaaacttgagcattatgatgaaattaaaacagaattgcgagatgcaaaatccaaacttgagacagatttgcaaaacaaaacctctgaacttcagcagttatcttttcaaataacagaattccaaaatcaagttgttAAAGTGGagacaaaataccgacaattgcaattaaaaactgagcaaattgaacttgaaaattgcaagttaatcgaagaaagatgtgttttagctgaacactgcaaaatttctgtgcagaaatttgaacaaacagcacgaactcagaaagcagcccaagcgccccacctagtggcacaatcggcaattgcacagccaagaacaaatgtcacgaataaatcagttcctttgtcagatgaatcagacgaagatagtgttcaaatccagcccatgttacctgctgctccagcggcggctgttgcagcacctgcaggaatatcagcagtaactacaatttcaccaccagcgctagagcaaacatgtacccttgctccattaaaatcacgtaaggaaataccacaatgttttttctgtggtagagtaggacactggatggcaaaatgctatcaaaaacaacggatggattcgagagatgataatgaagtagacaatgttcactacaatacatttccacctcatggtcaaccatgtaacacgtaccaacaagacacacccagtttggcttctggtcagcaacactggctaagcaactacaaccatggtttgcttttacagttaatcaacaacagtatcataatagcccaactgtttaccaggggtctctgtgtggatgCGCTGATTGAGCTCTCTGATGAGAATGCTGACTGGAAACTCAGCTTCAATGAGTTCTTGAACTGCCTGAATCCTGGTTTTGTCCCTCCTGAGAAAAAATgtgccttggaagatgaaacctaTGAGGATGGAGCTGAGACTACAGTGGAGTGTAACCGATGTGTCTGTGCCTGCGGCAACTGGGTGTGTACTGCTATGACCTGCGATGGTAAAAATAAGGACCTCCCTGAACAGCAGCCACAAACGACTGCAGATGATGAGATGACTGAGGAGGATTGGACAAAATACGTTCATGAACTCAACAAGCATCAGGAGACTGCTGAGAAGGCTAAGAAAGTGAACGTAAAGGACATCTAA